The Lusitaniella coriacea LEGE 07157 region GAAGCGCTCAAACAAGTTCTGAAGACTTACGGTATTAGTCAAAACAAACTTGCAGTTGCACTGGGAATCGAGCGAGGTAGTGTTTATCGCTGGGTTCACGAAATTCGAGATCCAACCGCAGAAACAGTTCGAGAAATTGTCACGGCACTCGGGAAACTCGAACCCTCAGCAGCCGGGAAGTTTATCGAGTTATATTTGGGAGATTTGGTGGAAGAGGAGGAGGAAGGATCTTAATGAAATCTATCTCCCCTTCTCCCAAATTTGGGAGAAGGGGCTGGGGGATGAGGGCGAGGTTTCAGTGCCTATCACGCCACTGCTATTGAAATCGTGGACTAAATTTCGATGCAATCCCTTGTTTCTGGCGGAAAATGCTCTCCAGACAAGTATGGGGCAGATAAACTTTGTTTGAGAATTCAGACGTGAATCCGTAAACAACGGAGTGCAACTGTATAACCTAAAGTAGGCGCGCTTAAAAGTGCGAACGGGCTGCCAATTGCTGTGCTTTCCCCAGAAAAATGCTTAGAACGCTCCGCCAAACCCTCAACAAGTCTCGCTTTCTCCTTTTTTCCCTAACCCTGCTGCTCACTCTCCTCCTGGCTCTCCCTTGGGTGAGCGCCCAAGAACCGCCCAAACCCAAACCCTGGCAGATTAACGGCATCCTTGCCGCCCTCGATGATGGTTATCTTGAGGTGCGGGGATATGCTTTGCGGAAGTTAGCTGAATATGAAACCGAAGACTTGCTACCGTTGCTGGAGCAACCGGAGGAGATTGCACAAAAAGCTGCCACCCTCCTCAAGGATGAAAGCGTTGACTCAAATATTCGCAGCAGTGCAGCGAGGGTTTTGGGCGATTTAGGGGAAGCCGGAGCCAAATACGCTCCCGATATTCTCAACTTCCTCAAAGATGAAAGCGTTGACTCAAATATTCGCAGCAGTGCAGCGAGGGTTTTGGGCGATTTAGGGGAAGCCGGAGCCAAATACGCTCCCGATATTCTCAACTTCCTCAAAGATGAAAGCGTTGACTCAAATATTCGCAGCAGAGCAGCGTGGGCTTTCGGCAATTTAGGGGAAGCTAGAGCCAAATACGCTCCCGATATTCTCAACTTCCTCAAGGATGAAAGCGTTGACTCAAATGTTCGCGGCAGTGCAGCGTGGGCTTTGGGCAATTTAGGGGAAGCTGGAGCCAAATACGCTCCCGATATTCTCAACTTCCTCAAGGATGAAAGCGTTGACTCAAATGTTCGCGGCAGTGCAGCGTTGGCTTTCGGCAATTTAGGGGAAGCTGGAGCCAAATACGCTCCCGATATTCTCAACTTCCTCAAGGATGAAAGCGTTGACTCAAATGTTCGCGGCAGTGCAGCGTTGGCTTTCGGCAATTTAGGGGAAGCTGGAGCCAAATACGCTCCCGATATTCTCAACTTCCTCAAAGATGAAAGCGTTGACTCAAATATTCGCAGCAGTGCAGCGGGGGCTTTGGGTAAAATCGCACAACTACAACTGGATGAAGTTGTTATCGTCCTCGATTTCCTTTACGACGAGGGTAAATCAGGAGTTGCACAGTGGCGCTTCCAAACCTATTTCCTCGGAGGCGGCACGGAAGAGGTGAAAGCGCTGCTAACCTGGCTGGGCGAACCCAAAACAGTTCCCGAAAAACTCAACCACGAGGACGGCGTTAAAACCCTGAAAGTTTTCAAACGCGCTTGGAAAGCCAGCCCAGACTTAGAAGGAGTGAGAGACGACTTAGCCCAAAAAATTGCTACCGTCGCCGCCTATAAAAAAGTCTCCTGGCAACCTAAAGATATTGTCTTGCTGCAAACCCACTACAACAACCTCAAAGCAACTCATCCCAACTCTGCTAATTCGGTATTGCGAGTTATCGAAAATCTGGAGTTTTGGAAGTGGTTTTTCCGCGCCCGCAATCTTATCCTGGCTCACGCCTTCCTCTGGTTGCTGCTCATCTTCGCCTACCCCAAATATCCCCAAATCCAGGCAATCTTCTTCTGGAACCCGTGGGTGCGGAAGTTTTTGGGCTTTGGTTATGTGGGTTTTCTCCTCGCCTGGGTTCCCTTCCTCCGCCGCAAATTGTTTGAACCCTTCAAACCCTCCCTTCTCGCTGATGCCAAATTGGACGATTTTGAGTCCCGTGCCTACTTCCCCGAATCCAAGGTTGCATTTAAGGGAGAAATTCAACCCATCACCCAAGTCCTGCCCAAAATTGAAGGACAAATTATCCTTGTGGGCGATTCCGGCTTGGGAAAATCGATGTTTCTGCGTCATCTGGCAAACACTGCGCCGCGCATCGCCGTCTATTTACCCGCCCGCAAGTGCGAAAATGGCGTAATCGCAGCAATTCAAGCCAAGCTGCACGGACAAGCCCAGGATGAGGCATTTCTCAAAAACTTGATTTATAGCGGCGCGATTGATATTTGCATTGACGGACTCAACGAAGTCACCGCCGACACGCGGGCGAAAATCTCTCAGTTTGTCGAAAGCTATTTTCGCGGCAATATCATTATGACCACGCAACCCCTCGAATGGATTCCGCCTTCCACTGCAAAGACTTATACTTTGCAATCCCTGCAACCCCAACAAATCGAGCAGTTTTTACGCTCTCGTTCCCAACTCCTTCCTCAAAATGCCCCCGTTCGAGATGCAGCCTACGAACGAGCGTGTAAGACTTATCTTTCCAAAATGCTCGATCCCCAACAATCCCCCGAAGAACTCGCCGCCGCGCAACATATCCTCTCCAATCCGATGGATTTAACTCTAGTGGCGCAAATGCTCTCCCAAGGCAAAAGTCCCGATCTTTTCCACCTGCAAGAACAGCAATATACACTCATGGCGGCAGAGTTTCACGAAGAACGCGGCTATGATTTTCCTTTGAAAAAGTTCTCCCAAGCCGTCTACGAAATGCGCCTCAAGGATGAAAATACGCTCCCGGCGGAGGAGTTTTACCCCGAACTGAAAAGCCTTGAAGATGAGAAGTACAAAATGGTCATCAGCCGCCAGTGGCAAAATACTGAAGGGGAACCGCATCAAGAATGGTATTTCCGCCACGACAAAATTATGGACTTTTTTCTCGTGCAAAATTTCCTCGGCGATGGCAATGAGGTTGAAGCCCGTTTGGTGGACTGCATGGGAGATCCTCGCTTTCGCGGCGCGTACTTTTTACTCGCCTTGTTGTTGGAGTTAGATGCAGCGAAGGATTTACGCGAAAAGTTGATTCAATACGCTGCCGATACGAAGGATCATACGGTGAGCGATACGTTTGTGCAGTTGTTACGAACCCGATAATAAGCCGTCATATAAAACCCGGTTGAATGCGCTCAGTGAGGACTGACACGGAGACGGGGTGACACGGAGACACGGTGAATTTTTATGATGTGCAATCAGGAGGATTTGATATCACTCATCAACAAGCAACCAACCGCGAACTTGCCATTCACGCTCGCCTCCCATAAGCTGTGAAACGGAATGTTTTGCCTTCAACCCTAATTCCCTTCTCCACACAACTAACCCCATGACCGCACAAATCCTAGACGGAAAAGCACTCGCGCAAAAAATTCAACAGGAACTCAAAGCGCGAATTCAGACCCTTGAACCCCAAAAAGGTCGTCCCCCCGGACTTGCCGTTTTGATGGTGGGAGATAACCCTGCCAGTGCCGCTTATGTTCGCAATAAGGAGCGCGCCTGCGAGAGAGTGGGGATTGCCTCATTTGGAAAGCATTTCCCCACAGAAACTACGCAAGAAGAGTTAGAACAAGCGATTCATGCTTGCAACCAAGACGAATGCATTGATGGGATTCTCGTTCAACTTCCCCTCCCCCAACATTTAGACGCGGTAACTCTCCTTCAACAAATTCACCCCGATAAAGATGCGGATGGGTTGCACCCCACGAACTTAGGGCGATTGGTGCGAGGCGAACCGGGATTGCGCAGTTGTACTCCTGCCGGGGTAATGCGATTGCTGGAAGAGTACGAGATTGATGTTGTGGGAAAACAGGCGGTTATCATTGGACGAAGTATTTTAGTGGGGAAACCCTTGGCATTAATGCTATTGGCTGCCAATGCAACGGTGACGATTGCCCATTCCAAGACCCAAAATTTAACGGAAGTTGTCCGCAATGCAGACATTGTGGTTGCTGCGACGGGGAAACCCCGCTTTATCAATGCGGAGGCGATTAAACCCGGTGCGGTGGTTGTGGATGTGGGAATTAATCGCGTAGAGGATGAGACGGGGAAAGCGCGTTTGGTGGGAGATGTGGATTTTGATTCGGTGGCGAATGTTGCCGGATTTTTAACGCCTGTCCCTGGCGGTGTGGGACCAATGACGGTTGCAATGTTGTTGCACAATACTGTCCTAAGTTATAGCCAAACCCTTTGTTGAGGAATCATGACGATTGAAGTAGATTACCAATTTCCGCCCGGTGTCGATGCAGAACGTCAGGCAAAAGTCATTGCTGTCGGACAAACCGCCGGGACTTGGGACGAACGTTTTGCCCATCGAGAGGCGAGGTTAAAGTCTCACTTGGCGGAAGTCGTTCGGGTGGAAACCCAGGAAACGGGAAGCCTTGCAACGATTCATTTTCCGGAGGCAAATGTGGAGGGGGACATTGCCAGCTTGCTCGTTGCCATTTTTGGGAAGTATTCGATGGCGGGGGCGGCAAAGGTAATGGCAGTGCGCCTTGGGGAAGATTACGGATCGCGTCCCAAACTGGGAATAACGGGGATTAGAGAGCGATTAGGCGTATTTGACCGCCCCCTCGTCATGTCGATTTTTAAGCCTGCCCTGGGGCTAACAGCCGCCGATCATGGGACGATTTTTGCCCAGGTTGCCCATGCAGGGCTGGATATCATCAAAGATGACGAAATCATGGGAAATTTGCCCGCCGCACCGACTCTAGAACGCCTTGCGGCTTGTCGCAAAGTGATTGATGAGGTGAAGGAAAAAACCGGGCGAACGGTGCTGTATGCGGTGAATGTGACGGGACGGGCGGATCGATTAATTGAAAATGCTCGCGAGTTGGTACGTAATGGTGCAAATGCTTTGTTGCTCAATGTTTTAGCCTATGGATTTTCTGTTTTAGAAACTTTAGCGCGCGATCGCGCGATCGATGTCCCCATTTTTGCCCATCCTGCCTTTGCCGGGGCGATGTGTGCCTCTCCCGATACAGGTTTAGCCTACTCTGTCGTTTTGGGAACCCTCATGGCTCATGCAGGGGCAGATGCAGTGCTGTATCCCGCCCATTACGGGAGTTTGCCCTTCGATCCCCTCCAAGAAGCCAAGATTCGCGACAGTTTGCGCCAGCGCAATGTTTTTCCTGTCCCTTCTGCGGGAATTCGCGCCGAAATTGTCCCTCAAATTCTCACAGACTACGGTTCGGATGTGATCCTCAATGCGGGAACCGGAATTATGGACAGTCCCGGCGGTGCGGCGGCTGGCGTGAGAGCCTTTTTCAATGCTTTAGAATGTGCGTGAGTTGTTCGCATTGGAGAAATTGCTATATGTGTATCTTCTCTTCCAATATTCGATCTGTTTCTGCAACTCGGATATTCGCTAGACGTTCGGAGAATGGCGGGCAATTTTTAGCCTACAGCATGACCTATACCGCCGATCGCGAACTGGCAATGATTCTACCTCTTCCCGTCCCGGCATCTTCCCCCGACGATGCAATTCGATTCATCGATTTATCGGATTATTCAGACTTTTTTGACGATCTCTATTGCGGTTTTCCTCCGATGCGATCGATCGCGCCCACTCAAGGTAATCTGTTAAAAGTCTATGAAGTGGGCAGTTTTGAAGCCTCTTTCGTTCCCAGTAGAAATCATTTTATTCGCTTGGACAGTCGATTTCGTTTGCCAGACAATGTTTGGGATCGATTGCCCCAATACAATGATTACGGGTTTGCGGTATTTAAACTGAAAGCGGGAGAAAAAAACGTTCACCCAATGGCATTTGAATTTCCCAGACGCGATCGCGCAACGTTATTTTTCCCAACCCTGCACGTCCATCGCAAAGAAGTTGAGCCGACGGCTGAATTTAATCATATTCTCTACAAGCAATCCCAGCACAAACCGAAGCTCAGTGCAGATTGGGAGATTTCTTCAAGCTCGTATCCATCTAGAGTGCTGGCTGCGAAAGAGTTTGTTGATATTCCCAAGACTCAAGGCATTATCGAGCCGGAGATGCCAATTGAGAAGGGCGTTCTCGATGGTGTTTATGTCAATCAGGATGTTGTGGTGCGCGATGTGAATTAAAATTGTCGCGCGATCGCGTCCGGGAAAATAAATTGTATAGCTGTAGCCATAATAGTTAGGATAATCCGAACTCACAGTACCTCTCTCCTTCAGTTTCCCCAACTCGCCTTCACCAATGTCCTAATACTCCTGACTATTGTGATAGAAGTCGTTAAGGTTAGGTGGGGGAGAATGGTAATTCCACAACACCCCAATGGTTTATTGCCTCAATCCCACTTGCACTCAGCCTCACAGTCCCCTCGATAGCCAATTTTGTCAAACCTGCGGCACGAGATTACTGCTGGGAAACCGCTATCATCCCCTCAAACTCATCGGTCAAGGCGGTTTTGGGCGCACCTACCTCGCTGAAGATTTACAAAAACCTTCACAACCTCATTGTGTCATCAAGCAATTTTATCCCGCAGGACTAAATAATGCCCAAAAAGCGGAAGAACTCTTTGAACTCGAAGCGCTTCGCCTGGAACAGTTGGGTTCGCATTCCCAAATTCCCATCCTCTACGCGCACTTAGAACAGGACAATCGTAAGTATATCGTCCAAGAGTTTATCGACGGGAAAGATTTAGCCCAAGAACTCAAAGAACGCGGAAAGTTCGACGAAGCTGAGATTAGAAGTCTATTGCAGGATTTGCTTCCCGTTCTGCAATTTCTCCACCAAGGGGAAGTCATTCATCGGGATATCAAGCCTGAAAATATTATTCGTCGCCGCCATAACAAAAAACTGGTGTTAGTGGATTTTGGTGCGGCAAAATACGCCACCACAACGGCTTTAGCTCAAACGGGAACGTTAATTGGCAGTGTAGAATATGTCGCTCCCGAACAGCTTAAAGGTAGAGCTGTTTTCGCCAGCGATTTGTATAGTTTAGGCGTAACTTGCCTACACCTACTCGTGCAAATATCCCCTTTCGATTTGTTCGACCCTTATGAAAATACCTGGATATGGCGACAGTACCTCGTTGATAATCCCGTGAGCGAGGAGTTGGGGCAAATTTTGGATAAGATGGTGCAAAATGCATTGCGCGATCGTTGGCGAACAGCAGAGGAAGTACTGACTGCGCTGAATTCCTCAAACCCCGTGAAATTCGCAAATCAAGCAGTCGCTCAATCTAAACAGCACATTCAACCCCAAACGCCGACTCTACAAATCTTTGAGTTTGAGGTCGTAACGATATCTCTGAACCAGAGATGGTTTCGCAAAAAAAGAGAATGGCATCGTCGTCTTGAACAAGCTGAATATTTTGCAGATAACTTAGGAAGCAATGTCTTCCTGGAAATGGTTGATCTTCCTGGTGGCTGGTTTGTTATGGGTTCGCCAGAGAGGGAAGGGAGTAACAACGAAAAGCCTCAACATCAAGTTACCGTTCGACCCTTTTTTCTAGGCAAATATCCCATTACTCAGGAACAGTGGCAAGCTGTAGTCGGATTGCCTAAAGTAAAACGCACGCTCGATCGCAACCCATCTCAGTTTAAAGGATTTAAATGGTTAAAGCGCCCGGTAGAGAATGTTTCTTGGCTCGATGCGGTGGAATTCTGCGAGAGATTATCCAGGCGTACAGGACGCAAATATCGACTTCCCAGCGAGGCGGAGTGGGAGTATGCTTGTCGCGCGGGGACGACAACACCCTTTCATTTTGGCGAGACAATAACGACGGATTTGGCAAATTACGATGGGAATTATGCCGATGCCAATGTGCCGAAAGGAAAATATCGCCAAGAAACAACAGCAGTAGGAAGTTTTTTCCCCAATGGCTTTGGTCTGTACGATATGCACGGGAATGTCTGGGAATGGTGCGCCGACCATTGGCACAAGAATTATGAGGGAGCGCCAAATGATGGAACGATATGGCTGAGTCGCTATCGAGGCTCTCAACGGCTGCTGCGGGGGGGTTCCTGGTACGATGTTCCTGGGGATTGTCGCTCTGCGTATCGCACTAGGAATATTCCAGGCAAACGCTCTGCCTGTTTTGGGTTTCGGGTTGCGTGTGCGGCGGCGGGGACTTAATTTTCCTTGTTTCTTTATTGTTTGAATTGGGTGCGATCGCGCTTTCGCAGATTCAACGGTAAAATATACGCGGCCAGAGAGTTTATAGCGTTTCCCCTCGAAGGTGCTTGCGAAAGGAGGTGGAACCGACTCATTCTAATCTTGAGCCATACCCCGCCTGAATTCCCTCACTGCATCGGTTAAGTCTGCGCTTACAACACACCGCGTTAACAACGCAAAGTCCAATCCCGATGCGAATTCGCTCTGGGTTATCCGTTCGTATCCAGACTCGCGTAAATGATACAGCGCAAACACCCCATCTTCCCAAAACCAGACTTCCGGTACGCCTAATGCTTGGTAGCGTTCGAGCTTGCTTTCGCCGCCGCTAGAAAATACGATTTCGATGGAAAGATCGGGAATGGGTTTGGATTCTCCAAAACAGTAAGATTCATCCGCTTGAACCGATGCTACGGCTTCCCGTTCTTGTGTCATTGAGCCAGTAGGAATAATTCTCATCCCTTGTTCGAGGAAGAATGTTTCTACGAGATAACCGATGATTGATTTGAAAATTTCGCGTTCTGGACTGGTTGACGCGAGTTCTAGGGTTCCTTGGTAATAAAACAGCCTAATACTGGGGAAGCCAGAAAAACCCGATTGGATGGACTTAAACTGTTTCCAACTTAGTCCAGAATGGACAAACCGCCGATCTTTTGGCTTATCGATTATCTGAGTCATTCTCGTGCTGCCTTTGCGGTGATGTTATTTTAATTTAACAGCGTTGATAATTGGTTCGCGATCGCGGATAACTTAACTCCCTTATATCCATTCTCAGACTCAATCAATTAATAAACTACGATTGAGAATCGCTAGGTTTCTTCGCAATCAACGCTACTCTTGCTTTTGGCAATGCAAATTCGCCATAATTTCCCATTACTTCCACTTGAAAACCAATGCGTTCTAACTCCCCAGCCAGTTCAGCCGCGCGATACAACTGCTGGCGATGCACTTCCTCGCTTCGCCGATAAAATTCTCCCACCTTTCGAAACGTAATGATGCGGCGCGTCAAAATGTCTCCTGCTTCAACTTTATCCACAAGAACAACCCAGTCTTTCCCTTCTGTAAACCGTTGTTCCGTCCCCGAATCCATTTGTCCGGGTTCGACAATATCGAAGATTAATAATCCTCCCGGCATTAAAGCATTGTAGATGTGCTGGAAGAGTTCCATGAGCCGAACGGCATTATTTTCCGCATCGAACAGGTAGTTGAAACACTCTCCCACAGAGATAACCGCACTACAAGGGGGAATCTCCGCAGAAAAGAGCGATCGCGCTTGAAATTCTGCTTCTGGAACTCTGGTTTGGGCAATTTCGATCAGAGATTCTGAAATATCAATACCCAGCACTCGATACTCTTTGCTCGTAAGGACTTCCGCTAATAATCCACTCCCGCACCCTAACTCTACAATTAACCCTTCTCGTATCCGATCGCGCTCTAAAATAGCCAAAATACCCGGTGCAGATTTAAGGGTGTAGTTACTAAATCCGACATCTTGAATATAGGCTAAATCTTCTCGATACCAATTGTTCATTATTTTGGGAATCTAGCGATAAATACTTATTCTACAAGTTCCATATCGGGATGTTCTCGAAGTACTAAGTCTCGAATAAATGCACTGTAACTATCTTTCATTGGCAGTTCTATATCGATCTTAATTTGCCTTCTCATTGCAAAAACTTTTTCCCCTGTTACCGGATTTATCGCTTCTTTTTGATAAGATTCCCAATACAAACCAACACCGCGCTTGTGCCAGTTCGGTAAGTCATTAAAATTCATTCCCGCTTGCCGATACAGCAATTCATTTTTATCGCTAACTGATAACCGTTCTAATTTTTTTGTTGCTCCTCTTGCACTGTCCCCACTTCTGCGTAGCATCCAATAGCAGTGAGCATTCAAGGCATTACGATGAGCATCTTGACTGCGCCAACGGAAATAGTCAACGACGAAATCGAGAGTCGGAAGTTGAGAAATTCGACAATCGAAGGCAGCAAGATTGCCAAGTAACAACGAGAATTTTGCACTTGCTTCTGCTGCAAAGATGGAATTTAGTTTTCGCAATTTTCGACTAAAAGTTTCTTCCTCGCGGTGCAGCAAAAGTGAGATTTCGTCACTTTGCGTGTAACCATAAACAATTCGGAATCCACAATTCATCAAATGTTCCGTCGTAGACACCATATAATCTCGAAACCGAGCATCAAAGGGAGACTCAAACGGATGTACTTCTTTTGTTAAGCGCGTAAAATTGCGTCCGTCAATCCGCGCTACGATGAAAATCCCTGGGAGTACGCACAGATCGTGAGTTGTCTCAAAAACTCTCAGTTTTGCATCTAATTCTTTAAATTTCATTCACCCAATTCTCAACAATAAAACCATTTTCTGGTGACAATCGAACGTAATAGAGTTCGTCAAAACCTTCTTCGTATTTGGGAATGACCAATCGTGTGTGCGTCCCTCGAATTCCTTTTTCTGGAATTTGCCGTTCTAAACTGCGATTTTGATTGCGTTGGATCGAATCGGCAATCTTTGATTCAAAATAATACCCAATAATGTGAGTTTTTTTGTTTTTTGCTGGATCGATGTAGCGCTTTCGCTCTTCAGGCGTTGGGTTTGTATTATCAACAACAAAGGATTGAGTAATCTCAAGGCACGTTTCGAGGAGTCGTTTTTCTCGATGTCTGGTTTTAAGCATATCCAGATTAATACGAATGTGCGTATGAAAGAAATATCGATCGTAAAATGTTGATTTGCCACTTGCTTGAATTCCCACAAAAATAATAGCTTGCACTGAATATTTTCTCCTGTTTTCATTTTGCTCTCGATCGCGAGCCGTCTAACAGTTGAATATGAGATAATGGGCGGTCAGCAGCAGGAGAGTTAGATCGTTCATTTCTTTTGGCTGGATTGGTAAAACTTTCGGGTGGCGATAATTGCTGAATTGGACTAGCAGCGTTGTCCCGATACGCGATCGCGCAAACCCCGCCAACAATAGGGTTTAGCACTTTTTCGAAAATTAATCCATCGACGCGCCTAATTTTTCTTAAGGAGTGACTGAATTTCAACGAAAAAATAAGGGTTTGAGTGCCATTAAATTAAAATTGCACGCACCTAACACCCAATACATTAAGTATTTACATACTAAAATGGGAGATTTTCTCTGTCAAGGAGGTTTTCAGCCGTTATGAAAAATGGGTAATTGAGGTCGAAGTTTGCTCGCCCTCTCCAATAATTGTCACTGCATCAATCTCAACGTACAAGATCGAACTTGACACACCATTAGCGCGATCGCGCCCATCAATGCGATATCCGGTTGAATCGCCACAGTTATGATTGACACACCAGACACGGAGAAGTTTTTACAATGGACAATTAAGAGGATTTGATATCACCGAATCAGCACGTCGAAACCCTTTATACTAAATGTTTTTAGCAATGACGATTCATTTAGGGCGCGACATCTGCGGTAACTTGGAACAAGCCGAATCGCGGGAATGGTTGGTCGCGAATGGCATTGGCGGATTTGCCTCCGGAACGATATCGGGGTTGCTAACGCGACGCTATCACGGGTTATTGATTGCAGCACTCAAACCGCCTTTGGGACGCACGTTGCTGCTCAATCAGTTAGATGAAATGGTGGAATATAATAGCCAATTCTACCCTTTATACACGAATCGTTGGGCGGATGGAGCCGTTGCACCAAGAGGCTTCCAGGATATTGAAAGTTTCCACCTCGAAGATGCGATTCCCCGATGGACGTTTGCCTGCGGAGATGCGTTACTCGATAAGCGGGTGTGGATGCAACAGGGGGAAAATACAACCTATGTGCGCTATACAGTGCGTCGCGCTAGTAGTCCCCTCGTGCTGAGTTTGAAGGTGTTGGTTAATTATCGAGACTATCACGGCGAAACCCAAGAGGCGAATTGGCAGACAGCGGTGAATGGACTCAAACAGGGAATTTGTATTCGTGCATTTCCCGATGCGGTTCCTTTTTATATTTTCGCTGATGTAGAGCGCGATCGCACTTCCCAAAAACAAAGACTCGGTATTGAAGAACCCCGATGGATGCTGGCGAATAATTGGTATAGGGGATTCGATCTCGCACAAGAACGATATCGGGGATTGCGCGATCGCGAGGATCGCCTTTATATTGCGAATTTAGAATTAATGCTCAAACCAGGGGATTCCCTAACAATAGTTGCTAGTACGGAATCTAATCCTAATTTAACTGGGAAAGTTGCCCTACAAGAGCGCCAAACTTACGAAGAATCTTTAATACAACGCTGGCACGAAAGGGTTAATTTACCCGCAAAAATAGCGCCTCAATGGATCGAACAGTTAGTTCTCGCAGCAGATCGATTTATCGTCAATCGCACGCTTCCCGACGAACCCAATGGGAAAACCATTATTGCTGGCTATCCTTGGTTTGGGGATTGGGG contains the following coding sequences:
- a CDS encoding helix-turn-helix domain-containing protein, with product MGKAGEALKQVLKTYGISQNKLAVALGIERGSVYRWVHEIRDPTAETVREIVTALGKLEPSAAGKFIELYLGDLVEEEEEGS
- a CDS encoding HEAT repeat domain-containing protein produces the protein MLRTLRQTLNKSRFLLFSLTLLLTLLLALPWVSAQEPPKPKPWQINGILAALDDGYLEVRGYALRKLAEYETEDLLPLLEQPEEIAQKAATLLKDESVDSNIRSSAARVLGDLGEAGAKYAPDILNFLKDESVDSNIRSSAARVLGDLGEAGAKYAPDILNFLKDESVDSNIRSRAAWAFGNLGEARAKYAPDILNFLKDESVDSNVRGSAAWALGNLGEAGAKYAPDILNFLKDESVDSNVRGSAALAFGNLGEAGAKYAPDILNFLKDESVDSNVRGSAALAFGNLGEAGAKYAPDILNFLKDESVDSNIRSSAAGALGKIAQLQLDEVVIVLDFLYDEGKSGVAQWRFQTYFLGGGTEEVKALLTWLGEPKTVPEKLNHEDGVKTLKVFKRAWKASPDLEGVRDDLAQKIATVAAYKKVSWQPKDIVLLQTHYNNLKATHPNSANSVLRVIENLEFWKWFFRARNLILAHAFLWLLLIFAYPKYPQIQAIFFWNPWVRKFLGFGYVGFLLAWVPFLRRKLFEPFKPSLLADAKLDDFESRAYFPESKVAFKGEIQPITQVLPKIEGQIILVGDSGLGKSMFLRHLANTAPRIAVYLPARKCENGVIAAIQAKLHGQAQDEAFLKNLIYSGAIDICIDGLNEVTADTRAKISQFVESYFRGNIIMTTQPLEWIPPSTAKTYTLQSLQPQQIEQFLRSRSQLLPQNAPVRDAAYERACKTYLSKMLDPQQSPEELAAAQHILSNPMDLTLVAQMLSQGKSPDLFHLQEQQYTLMAAEFHEERGYDFPLKKFSQAVYEMRLKDENTLPAEEFYPELKSLEDEKYKMVISRQWQNTEGEPHQEWYFRHDKIMDFFLVQNFLGDGNEVEARLVDCMGDPRFRGAYFLLALLLELDAAKDLREKLIQYAADTKDHTVSDTFVQLLRTR
- the folD gene encoding bifunctional methylenetetrahydrofolate dehydrogenase/methenyltetrahydrofolate cyclohydrolase FolD codes for the protein MTAQILDGKALAQKIQQELKARIQTLEPQKGRPPGLAVLMVGDNPASAAYVRNKERACERVGIASFGKHFPTETTQEELEQAIHACNQDECIDGILVQLPLPQHLDAVTLLQQIHPDKDADGLHPTNLGRLVRGEPGLRSCTPAGVMRLLEEYEIDVVGKQAVIIGRSILVGKPLALMLLAANATVTIAHSKTQNLTEVVRNADIVVAATGKPRFINAEAIKPGAVVVDVGINRVEDETGKARLVGDVDFDSVANVAGFLTPVPGGVGPMTVAMLLHNTVLSYSQTLC
- a CDS encoding RuBisCO large subunit C-terminal-like domain-containing protein, which gives rise to MTIEVDYQFPPGVDAERQAKVIAVGQTAGTWDERFAHREARLKSHLAEVVRVETQETGSLATIHFPEANVEGDIASLLVAIFGKYSMAGAAKVMAVRLGEDYGSRPKLGITGIRERLGVFDRPLVMSIFKPALGLTAADHGTIFAQVAHAGLDIIKDDEIMGNLPAAPTLERLAACRKVIDEVKEKTGRTVLYAVNVTGRADRLIENARELVRNGANALLLNVLAYGFSVLETLARDRAIDVPIFAHPAFAGAMCASPDTGLAYSVVLGTLMAHAGADAVLYPAHYGSLPFDPLQEAKIRDSLRQRNVFPVPSAGIRAEIVPQILTDYGSDVILNAGTGIMDSPGGAAAGVRAFFNALECA
- a CDS encoding bifunctional serine/threonine-protein kinase/formylglycine-generating enzyme family protein, producing the protein MVYCLNPTCTQPHSPLDSQFCQTCGTRLLLGNRYHPLKLIGQGGFGRTYLAEDLQKPSQPHCVIKQFYPAGLNNAQKAEELFELEALRLEQLGSHSQIPILYAHLEQDNRKYIVQEFIDGKDLAQELKERGKFDEAEIRSLLQDLLPVLQFLHQGEVIHRDIKPENIIRRRHNKKLVLVDFGAAKYATTTALAQTGTLIGSVEYVAPEQLKGRAVFASDLYSLGVTCLHLLVQISPFDLFDPYENTWIWRQYLVDNPVSEELGQILDKMVQNALRDRWRTAEEVLTALNSSNPVKFANQAVAQSKQHIQPQTPTLQIFEFEVVTISLNQRWFRKKREWHRRLEQAEYFADNLGSNVFLEMVDLPGGWFVMGSPEREGSNNEKPQHQVTVRPFFLGKYPITQEQWQAVVGLPKVKRTLDRNPSQFKGFKWLKRPVENVSWLDAVEFCERLSRRTGRKYRLPSEAEWEYACRAGTTTPFHFGETITTDLANYDGNYADANVPKGKYRQETTAVGSFFPNGFGLYDMHGNVWEWCADHWHKNYEGAPNDGTIWLSRYRGSQRLLRGGSWYDVPGDCRSAYRTRNIPGKRSACFGFRVACAAAGT
- a CDS encoding Uma2 family endonuclease is translated as MTQIIDKPKDRRFVHSGLSWKQFKSIQSGFSGFPSIRLFYYQGTLELASTSPEREIFKSIIGYLVETFFLEQGMRIIPTGSMTQEREAVASVQADESYCFGESKPIPDLSIEIVFSSGGESKLERYQALGVPEVWFWEDGVFALYHLRESGYERITQSEFASGLDFALLTRCVVSADLTDAVREFRRGMAQD
- a CDS encoding class I SAM-dependent methyltransferase; protein product: MNNWYREDLAYIQDVGFSNYTLKSAPGILAILERDRIREGLIVELGCGSGLLAEVLTSKEYRVLGIDISESLIEIAQTRVPEAEFQARSLFSAEIPPCSAVISVGECFNYLFDAENNAVRLMELFQHIYNALMPGGLLIFDIVEPGQMDSGTEQRFTEGKDWVVLVDKVEAGDILTRRIITFRKVGEFYRRSEEVHRQQLYRAAELAGELERIGFQVEVMGNYGEFALPKARVALIAKKPSDSQS